From a single Metopolophium dirhodum isolate CAU chromosome 6, ASM1992520v1, whole genome shotgun sequence genomic region:
- the LOC132946463 gene encoding mitochondrial proton/calcium exchanger protein-like, whose product MNITRAAKSGLRPCGNLYKFYNNKHFGAICLNPQPCSFSNNFFYSNVASNQLLPISRLTTKLEFSNPHIRQISYTSSLLSEKPSSKIEETVNAVKEKAQKEAEGKEVATVKPTKTIKQKVIDEVMHYYHGFKLLGLNAKISFKLALKKMKGQDLTRREHNLFVETVADLFRLLPFSVFIIVPFLEFTLPIFIKIFPGMLPTTFQTKDDKEAKLKKSLKVKLEMAKFLQETLDNMSVSGKGHTCDSAKDFADFFAKVRQEGTVISADEILKFSKLFKDEITLDSLPRPQLVALCRVLELRPIGTSNFLRFQLTLKLRSLAIDDKAIQKEGVDLLTLSELQQACKSRGMRAYGLTEKRLKQQLTQWLDLSLNEKVPPSLLLLSRAFSFTENIPTSDLLKKAISALPNSVGVSTEADLGERDGVIDNKAKLEAIKEEERKVKEEIAECLEEKKKELEDAKKKPKEQTILAKDNLVDTAPILTDTTGIKEENVTSTDFKTLETAIENLSSEQKTLIVEKEEIKDLKDELKDYQEDINDLQEVMKTEKKEKVRESKAAKRLFKKVNNMIKNMDQVVEMLEMKEKKIKKDIETKELVDENTSEESELINIDELIGVVRKLQSIPDEDKLLQISEVLSKIDDDHDGSIRLDTVLKVLELIGTENIKLSTKEMDMITQLVIKEEEIETIEKMNKIQKLEKDDVAQATAPKVIASSETIPKKTITPIIDSKIVSDTKIPPLPPTSCTKSDEPKKL is encoded by the exons atttgtacaaattttacaataacaaaCACTTTGGTGCCATTTGCTTGAATCCACAACCATGttcattttcaaacaatttcttTTACTCAAATGTCGCTTCAAATCAACTTCTTCCAATATCTCGTTTGACAACCAAACTAGAATTTTCCAATCCCCATATTCGACAAATATCTTACACATCGTCGTTGTTATCTGAAAAACCATCTTCTAAAATTGAAGAAACTGTAAATGCTGTCAAAGAAAAAGCTCAAAAAGAAGCTGAAGGAAAAGAAGTTGCTACAGTTAAACCTACAAAGACAATAAAACAGAAAGTTATAGATGAAGTGATGCACTATTATCATGGTTTTAAACTTTTGGGACTCAATGCAAAAATCTCCTTTAAGTTGgctcttaaaaaaatgaaagGTCAAGATTTGACAAGAAGAGAACATAACTTG TTTGTTGAAACGGTGGCTGATCTTTTCCGATTATTACCTTTttctgtatttattattgttccaTTCCTTGAGTTTACTTTGCCTATCTTCATAAAGATTTTTCCTGGTATGTTACCAACTACATTTCAAACGAAGGATGATAAG GAAGCTAAACTCAAAAAGTCTCTTAAAGTGAAACTTGAAATGGCAAAATTTCTTCAAGAAACTTTAGACAATATGTCTGTATCTGGTAAAGGACACACGTGTGATTCGGCTAAAGACTTTGCAGACTTTTTTGCTAAA GTAAGGCAAGAAGGTACTGTTATATCAGCTGATGAAATACTTAagttttcaaaactatttaaagaCGAGATTACCCTCGACTCACTTCCTCGACCACAGTTGGTTGCCCTTTGTCGAGTGCTTGAATTACGACCCATTGGGACTTCAAACTTCTTAAGATTCCAACTGACACTTAAACTACGCTCTTTAGCAATTGATGATAAG gcGATCCAAAAAGAAGGTGTTGATTTACTGACACTAAGCGAACTTCAACAAGCGTGTAAGTCTCGTGGTATGCGTGCTTATGGTCTCACCGAAAAACGCCTTAAACAACAACTTACTCAATGGCTGGACTTGTCGTTAAATGAAAAAGTTCCTCCTTCGTTACTTCTTCTCTCTAGAGCATTTAGCTTTACAGAAAATATTCCTACCAGTGATTTATTAAAGAAAGCTATCTCTGCATTGCCTAATTCTGTTGGAGTATCGACTGAAGCTGATCTAGGAGAACGTGATGGAGTTATAGATAACAAGGCTAAATTGGAAGCAATTAAGGAGGAAGAACGTAAGGTGAAAGAAGAAATCGCAGAATGTCTtgaagaaaagaaaaaagaattAGAAGATGCCAAAAAGAAACCTAAAGAGCAAACTATTCTAGCTAAAGACAATTTAGTAGATACAGCACCTATTTTAACCGACACAACGGGAATCAAAGAAGAA aatgtAACATCAACTGATTTTAAAACATTGGAAACTGCTATTGAAAATTTGAGTTCAGAACAAAAAACACTTATTGTTGAAAAAGAAGAAATCAAAGATTTGAAAGATGAACTTAAAGATTACCAAGAA gataTAAATGATCTTCAAGAAGTAATGAAAACtgagaaaaaagaaaaagttaGAGAATCTAAAGCAGCTAAACGGTTATTTAAGAAagtcaataatatgataaagaaTATGGACCAGGTAGTTGAAATGTTGGagatgaaagaaaaaaaaattaaaaaagatataGAAACAAAAGAATTAGTCGACGAAAATACTTCTGAAGAAAG TGAATTAATCAATATTGATGAGCTGATTGGAGTAGTTCGAAAATTACAAAGTATACCTGATGAAGACAAACTACTACAAATAAGTGAAGTTCTTAGTAAAATTGACGATGATCATGATGGTTCAATAAGATTAGATACTGTATTGAAG gtATTGGAACTGATTGGTactgaaaatattaaactatccACTAAGGAAATGGATATGATAACACAATTAGTTATCAAAGAGGAAGAAATAGAAACTAtagaaaaaatgaacaaaatacaaaaattagaaAAAGATGATGTAGCCCAAGCAACAGCTCCCAAAGTAATTGCATCATCTGAAACGATtccaaaaaaaactataacacCAATAATCGATTCAAAAATTGTTTCTGATACAAAAATACCACCACTGCCACCAACGAGTTGTACAAAATCAGATGAACCCAAAAAACTTTAA